The following proteins are co-located in the Castanea sativa cultivar Marrone di Chiusa Pesio chromosome 8, ASM4071231v1 genome:
- the LOC142606387 gene encoding UPF0481 protein At3g47200-like — MEKEMKVLSNQNQEEKEADFHAIRIVEGESNWSTLMEKKRKQKPRLLRKSAGNISCCIFRVPQSLVEINKKAYQPDIISIGPYHHGKDHLKMIQEHKWRFLDTLIARTENQGVCLDDYFKAIASKEESIREFYSEAIDLNSNEFVEMMVLDGCFIVEILCIVGKIVQNDPKDPIFNMLWVFPFLMRDLLRLENQIPFFVLQTLFDMYMTALDKEGPSLAQLALDSFDYVIERPTEVLQRYYNVKAVHLLDLFRLSFIPQSNGSNEKNYLHGGMKDSVSTTIPSAQRLHVAGIKFKPRKSDSVSLLDIKFDNGVLEIPPLAIDDSISSFFLNCVAFEQCYSDCSKHITSYTTFMSFLINKPSDVGFLSDQNVIENDFGTDKEVVRFFSNISKDVTFDFQQSYLFKLFEDVNEHCRNQWHVRWAEFKYTYFNTPWSFISALAATLLLVLTMIQAFFAIYAYVLPPPPPPH, encoded by the coding sequence ATGGAGAAAGAGATGAAAGTCCTTAGCAACCAAAACCAGGAGGAAAAAGAAGCAGATTTTCATGCTATCAGAATCGTGGAGGGGGAAAGCAATTGGTCAACTTTGATGGAAAAGAAACGCAAGCAAAAGCCAAGGCTTCTAAGGAAATCAGCAGGTAATATTTCTTGTTGCATATTTAGAGTCCCTCAAAGTCTTGTGGAAATCAATAAGAAAGCCTACCAACCAGATATAATTTCAATTGGCCCCTACCACCATGGAAAAGATCACCTCAAGATGATCCAAGAGCACAAATGGAGATTTCTTGACACTCTAATTGCTCGAACCGAAAATCAAGGTGTATGCCTTGATGACTATTTCAAAGCCATAGCATCAAAAGAGGAAAGCATTAGAGAGTTTTATTCAGAGGCAATTGATCTCAACAGCAATGAATTTGTTGAGATGATGGTGCTTGATGGGTGTTTTATCGTTGAAATTTTATGCATAGTTGGAAAAATAGTACAGAATGATCCCAAAGATCCTATCTTTAACATGTTATGGGTGTTTCCTTTTCTCATGAGAGATCTTCTAAGGCTTGAGAATCAAATTCCATTCTTTGTTCTTCAAACTTTGTTTGATATGTATATGACAGCTTTAGATAAAGAAGGTCCTTCCTTGGCACAGCTTGCCTTGGATTCATTCGACTATGTCATAGAAAGACCAACTGAAGTGCTACAGAGGTATTACAATGTTAAAGCAGTTCATTTGCTTGATTTATTTCGCTTAAGTTTCATACCCCAGTCTAATGgctcaaatgaaaaaaattatttgcacGGTGGAATGAAAGATTCTGTCTCTACAACCATCCCATCAGCTCAGAGGCTTCATGTAGCAGGTATTAAATTCAAGCCAAGGAAGAGTGACAGCGTCAGCTTGTTAGACATTAAATTTGATAATGGGGTGCTAGAAATTCCACCCTTAGCTATAGATGACTCTATCAGTTCATTTTTTCTCAATTGTGTAGCTTTTGAACAATGTTACAGTGATTGCTCAAAACACATAACGAGTTACACTACATTCATGTCTTTCCTCATCAATAAACCAAGTGATGTTGGGTTTCTAAGTGATCAAAATGTTATCGAGAACGATTTTGGAACAGACAAGGAAGTTGTTCGTTTCTTTAGTAACATTAGCAAAGACGTGACCTTTGATTTCCAACAAAGCTATTTGTTCAAGTTGTTTGAGGATGTGAATGAGCATTGTAGGAACCAATGGCATGTAAGATGGGCGGAATTCAAATACACCTATTTTAATACTCCTTGGTCTTTCATATCAGCCTTAGCAGCCACATTGCTGCTAGTCCTCACCATGATTCAGGCTTTCTTCGCTATCTATGCATATGTccttccccctccccctccccctcatTGA